The region CACCGTGTAtgtgaaaaatacaaacataaagCACAAAGGTCTGTCATGAAGATTATTCACCATGGTGCCAGATCTCAGGATAGCAATGAAAGTCGGAGCCGATTCCGTGTCCAATGAAATAAGGACACACTTGGAATCCATTCGCGAGGGCGATTTCACTGTAACGcaagacaaatattttattgaactaAAACAGTACGTGCATACTAATCCGTGGTAGATCGTCGTACCTGATAGTGTTCCCAATAACGCAAAGTTCCGCACCTGGCCTGCAGGCGGCTATGGCGTCATCTCTGCAACGCCTCGCCGTTTCTACCAGGCGGCGCCCTACCTCGTCCACCTCGCCGACAAAGAAGGTCTCCGACGTGTCGCCGTGGTAACCATCCAAATACACCTAACGGGAACGGGCGGAATGAACGGTGATTGGACGGATTACGGCGGTACGCTTGATCCCGACCGTCGACTTACGGTGACGTCGATGTTGATGATGTCGCCATCTTGAAGTGGCCGACTGCAGGCACATTAATAAAGGATGAATGCTGCGTACAGAAAGTCTCATTGCCAATAACAGAAAGAAAATACTGGATGTCATCTTTCACATTCATCCTCATCGATATAATTCAGGATGACTTCACACGCACTAACAAAACACTCGACTCAGGGCTTAGCATTATTGTTGGTAAAGACACAATAATGTGAGCTAGCTAGGAGGGTCAAAGTTAcgagttgaatgtgtgtggacGGCAAGAAAACAAATGCCAAGCAGGCCGTAACCATTACTACAAGGGAAATGGAGTAACCTGTCACgggtaaaaatattttggccgctttttttttttccaaacggTATAGTCGATCCCTATTCACGGTAATAGGAACGGGCCAACTCATGAATATTGGAATATTGAAAATGGCTATATTTGAcggccattgaaatgcattgggggggGGAGTTAACTAAAAAAATTCTTCACCATTCCATCCAAAAaaatatggggggaaaaaatctgctTCTATGTGAATCCACAGGTACCAAACCGAAAAATGGGCAAGTTATGATGTATTTTCAACATGATTTTTCAATTTAATGGGAAATTTGCCCTTACCAAGTTATTTTAGATAACGGAAACTACCAAAAtagctaaaactaaaataaaaaaaaaacattttcgataacgacataaaataaaaacgaaaatgctttttaaaaaacgaaaactatctgaaattacattttacatttacaaaactaactaaaactaacattaaaattaggggtgtggattgcctagtacctggcgattcgattcgtatcacgattcataggtcacgattcgatttgatgccgattaatcccgatgcgaatctataaattgattattgcaatccttttctctctccaaatttagaaaatactaatcagtaaacttgtacatgtacactgtaagatttgtatgaaaatgtatttatttatctgaaaattcaggcttataactgagccactgcatttaacaaacaggttgcagtctgtttcatgtttgaacagcgctgaaataaaatattaaggcttaatgttccattaatgtaacgttcttccatgcttaatgtgtgaatcctaaccctaagacgttttgttgaatattcccattaaaaattgatgtttaaaaatcaaatcgattcaagaattgtgcgctgtaatatcgcgatatatctccgaatcgattttttcgaACAACCCTATTAAtcatagtgaaaatgtcctccgttttagtctttggtttgtttgaaagtgtgtcacacagaagtgacatcatctagcagcagccaatagaaaagcaccttcagatgatgtcgcaCCTAGGCGACAGTTTTACGTGCTTGACATATGGCTCCAATGGCTTGCCTCGCctgcttttttcatttaactcatttgcatttaactaactaactacatttaaaaaagcacaactcaaaacaaatgaagaattacctaaaatgaaaattccaaaactataataacagcgctgccaacatggccgccacatagGCATGCGGTTAGCCGGGCTGCTACAGTGCTACTCGAACAAACAGCAATAAACCAATCAGAAGCAAGTATTTTAGGGTCATGAACTCTAGCATAGCAACTGTTGCTATGTTGGATGTTGTAGCTGGAGTTCATGGCGATTGGCCTAATTTGAGTTCATAATGATGTAGAATTATTAAAATGAGTAAGAAATTAGCAAAAGGCAAACGGTCATCTTTCTACTGATACCCGTAAGTTGGAGACTCCCCAACAAGATATCGACGACAATGGCAAGGTAAGCGGCGATTGTTTTGCGATATTTTGAGATAACTACTGACTTTGTTTTTGAGCACCTTTTACATAATTCGATTTTTGAACACTTGacaatatttatttcatgaCAATGAAACTGTTAATTGATGAAAGAGGTTGAAATTTGACCTATAGAACCATTATCGCCTCATATCTCACTATAAATTGTTGCCATTGAGTGAAATTCCGGCATCATACACTTGCTATTTACCTGTCGGGTATGCCATGGCACACCACGTTGTTGACTGAAGTACAAACCGATTTTGGGAAACCTCCATACCCGAGAGGTGATGGGTATGCGTTATGCTGGATCGTCTCCTGATGTACAATGAAGTCGATTTCATCTGTTGTCATACCAacctgaaacaaaatatttttttgtttgttttcaactcattcactgccattgacggctatagacgtcgaaaattcttttgaactatttctattagtttaacatttgtttccacttttgttgtatGAAAAACTAGGGGGGGACATTATTGTATTTAGACCAGAtgtaaattttgtgattaatcacgagttaacaattacaataaaaaaatgtaatcgcctgacgacctaatttttaataatctttttttttttaaatttttctttttctttttgaaaagaagcttatttaaaaaaaagaaaagattattaaaaattaggtcgtcaggcgattataatttttttattgtaattaatcgcatgacttcaatagttaactcatgattaatcacaaatttaatacctggtctaaatgtacaatattttttttcctaggttttcatactcttgttaacaaaagtggagaaaaaaaatgttaaactaatagaaatagttcaaatgattttttgacgtctatagccgtcaatggcagtgaatgagttaatgacaaacCCACAAACAAAGAACTTTGTGTGAGAGTCTACGCTTACCTTCAGACTTTGACCGGCTAGCAGCAGCACATGTCGAGCTAGCTGGCATGCTCTGGCGAGGCTTTCGATTTGCTCTGCATTTTTTATTTCGATATAGTCGGGCCATTCCGGAACCAGTCTGGTGCCAACATAATCGGGCCGTTCAATGTGCTTAGAACCGGAAAGGAGAGAAAACAGTGGGTCACTTTGTTGTTCATCTacggtaaaaaaatttttttaatgatgacatCTGTTTAGTTATTTGTTACTTAGAATGAAGGGAATAAAACTATTTACTTCCTGTACTCTGCTATTGTATGTtttaaaatctgaatattttatttcttcctttaattattatttttatataatcattatcatcattCGTCTTCTTcttgatattattatttttatttctgtgtTAAATTTTATGTATAGTACTTTGTTTCAGGTGCAGTTGTGTAAGTGTTCTAAAAGTAAAGTTCACAACTGAAAAGGTGTTTAAATGACATATGCTTAAaggcatttcaacaaagttaagaaATTGAAGCTGGTACTATatactttatataaaaaaaaatatgccaatattttccctatTACTCTAAATATAGTTTATGTTTTCCAGCTCCAAATGCCTGTTATTGGCCTTCATGACTATTAAAAATTGTATCGGCtctgaaaaacaaacagaaactcTCTACCTTGGGTACGGCATAGGCAGGCCTGACAGTAGCTGGACGAACGACACTGTGCGAGTGAGATTTCATCCACTTTCTCCAGAAGAAGCGGCGATGTGGGTGACACAGTCGCGCCGTAGGGGTCCCGCACGGGTCCAAACTGCACACTCGTCGAAAGATAGCTGCCAGCCCTGCAAGAATGCAAAAGCAATGTTTGGTTTGTTACTAGATTTCACACAGAGTACATTTGTGCCTAAACGAGGTCATCATTATTTcggcatatttttttgtttttttatgtaaaatatgtggATACACTGCCTTGGTTTAATAAATACTGCTAAATGATGATATACTTAGTGGTACCATAATAAGTCATGAATTAGTGTAATACTATGTGTAAATGTAACAAATAATTCTCATGTATGTGCAAAACAGTCGTTGCAGTAATGTTATTGATACAAGCTAAAGGTTAGTTAAGAAATACAAAGATTATAGAAGTTGTCAGAATGTCTATAGTGTATACGGTATACCGTGACATGTTTTATCTACTCGTGTGCTCAACCGGCAGTAGCTTCCGACAAAACAACTAGCAAGCATGCTAAAGTCGTGCGCTAAATGTAAGGCGGTCGTTCCACCTGCCATTTCACTCAGGTGCTTTGTTGACCTAAGCGTGTGACCTTTTTTAAGTCACCTACCAGATCTTGTCGCAAATCCTGCATAGCAGTGGGACGCCATTGCAGGTCATGTCACGTGGTACGGTGGTCATGTGACGGTGAGCAGCAAATCAGCGACGACATGACAGTAGAGACCCagcgcattgtttttttttaatggcaaatgaaaataaatatcacacttttcccctaaagttaaaaaaaaaagaagtttttattttattttatttgacattatatatattttgatttatGCTGTAgtgaaatggaaaataatgaaaacgCTACTAATATGGTCAAcagacatttttaatcagagatGACTTTATGTGTGTCCTTAAACGTATTTTTGATGCTGacttataaaatgtattttcttttttcctagCACATCAGGTTTtgagatattttcattttttgtttttaaatttg is a window of Vanacampus margaritifer isolate UIUO_Vmar chromosome 2, RoL_Vmar_1.0, whole genome shotgun sequence DNA encoding:
- the metap1d gene encoding methionine aminopeptidase 1D, mitochondrial; amino-acid sequence: MASHCYAGFATRSGLAAIFRRVCSLDPCGTPTARLCHPHRRFFWRKWMKSHSHSVVRPATVRPAYAVPKHIERPDYVGTRLVPEWPDYIEIKNAEQIESLARACQLARHVLLLAGQSLKVGMTTDEIDFIVHQETIQHNAYPSPLGYGGFPKSVCTSVNNVVCHGIPDSRPLQDGDIINIDVTVYLDGYHGDTSETFFVGEVDEVGRRLVETARRCRDDAIAACRPGAELCVIGNTISEIALANGFQVCPYFIGHGIGSDFHCYPEIWHHANDNDMTMDEGMAFTIEPILMEGCAEFKILKDKWTAVSADDKRSAQFEHTLVITSDGVEILTKLSEEDNH